Sequence from the Candidatus Omnitrophota bacterium genome:
TTGGTGAAGATGACCGGTTGTAAAGTAGTAGGGATCGATATTAATCCCGCCCAACTTATCAAAGCCAGGGAATGCGCCCTGTTGCACGGCATCCAGGATAAAGTGCAATACTATGAACAGAATGTCGAGGAATTATCCCTCGATAAAAAGGATTTTACCAAGGCGTATTTTAATGAAACCTGCGTTCATTGGCAGGATAAGCCCAAGGCATTTGCGCGCATACAAGCGCACCTTAACCCCAGAGCAATGATTGGTTTTAACGTGTGGCTCAAGGGCAAAAAAGGGACATTGAATGAGGCGTATCGTTTAATCCCTGAATTTACCGGCCTGTATAAGCCCGGGATATGGTTCCAGGATGATTTAAGTACGTATCAACGACTGCTAGAGGAGTCAGGCTTTAAGATATTGGAAAGCTGCGATTGCACCGATGTAATCGAGGCCAGGATGAGGGCGCGGCTAAAAGCAACGTTGCAATGGGACCGTTACGCAGCAGTCCTGGGCAGGCAAGCCAGGGAGAGCGCCTTAAGGTATTACGACGGTATGGTAAGGACGCATTACGATTTCCTCAAGTACGG
This genomic interval carries:
- a CDS encoding class I SAM-dependent methyltransferase → MDAIVKKNLIESYQTDGGFIIHDCGMLKKLYAYLGIDPARSLDTRIFELEGVTHFFHHGVAALFRKLKITGKDYVLSCGEGSGAPSRLLVKMTGCKVVGIDINPAQLIKARECALLHGIQDKVQYYEQNVEELSLDKKDFTKAYFNETCVHWQDKPKAFARIQAHLNPRAMIGFNVWLKGKKGTLNEAYRLIPEFTGLYKPGIWFQDDLSTYQRLLEESGFKILESCDCTDVIEARMRARLKATLQWDRYAAVLGRQARESALRYYDGMVRTHYDFLKYGVIIAKKNE